Proteins encoded by one window of Carassius auratus strain Wakin chromosome 8, ASM336829v1, whole genome shotgun sequence:
- the LOC113106829 gene encoding uncharacterized protein LOC113106829 — translation MNVIADCWEELFQARPKKTLPPAERQEWERIEADCRRVHMAKARGSQEGIGRVACRYAVSIPARSEAIVWARVPSHECGSSGWVLVEPHMDCQSVAVAHGLAVVRRGRVPVKIRNENPYPVNLHRHQRLVLVTMVDAHQVREGREVSFRQVCPTVVEVTLAQVDSSLEQLGNEVPVHLTRESLQGEGLEESQSKQLQDLLTKWQHVFSRHDEDYGCTGVVKHQIPTGDALPSRERYRPVPPTLYSEVRTLLQGMLDKGIVRESSSPWAAPIVLIQKKTGAWRFCVDYRKLNQVTKKDAFPLPRIEDSLASLTRSVWYSTLDLASGYWQVQVEGSTERRLLSPLPLGFLSGTVCPLAYVMHRPRSNG, via the coding sequence ATGAACGTAATTGCAGACTGCTGGGAGGAGTTGTTTCAGGCTAGGCCTAAGAAGACCCTACCACCGGCAGAAAGACAAGAATGGGAAAGGATAGAGGCCGATTGTCGTCGGGTACACATGGCCAAGGCACGGGGGAGTCAAGAAGGTATCGGGCGGGTTGCCTGCCGATACGCAGTATCTATACCGGCAAGGAGTGAGGCCATTGTCTGGGCAAGAGTACCATCGCACGAGTGCGGGTCGTCAGGCTGGGTGCTGGTCGAGCCCCATATGGACTGCCAGAGTGTAGCAGTGGCCCATGGATTGGCAGTGGTTCGCCGAGGCCGAGTCCCGGTGAAGATACGGAACGAGAACCCTTACCCTGTCAATTTACATCGTCACCAGCGGTTGGTCCTGGTGACCATGGTGGATGCCCACCAGGTGCGAGAGGGCCGGGAAGTCAGCTTCCGGCAGGTGTGTCCTACGGTCGTAGAAGTGACCTTGGCTCAGGTGGACTCATCCCTGGAACAGCTCGGAAATGAGGTGCCTGTTCACCTGACCAGAGAGTCCCTGCAGGGAGAAGGGCTAGAGGAAAGCCAGAGTAAACAATTGCAGGATCTCCTTACCAAGTGGCAACATGTGTTCTCCAGACATGATGAGGACTATGGCTGTACCGGTGTAGTGAAACATCAGATCCCCACTGGCGATGCCCTGCCTAGTCGTGAGAGATACCGTCCAGTACCACCCACTCTGTATTCGGAGGTTCGTACTCTGCTGCAGGGAATGTTGGACAAGGGGATTGTCCGGGAGAGCAGTAGCCCATGGGCGGCCCCGATTGTCCTCATCCAGAAGAAGACGGGAGCTTGGAGATTTTGTGTAGACTATCGGAAATTAAATCAAGTCACaaagaaagatgcttttccactgCCGCGGATAGAGGACTCTCTTGCCAGCCTGACACGGTCTGTATGGTACTCCACTTTGGATCTTGCGAGTGGGTATTGGCAAGTCCAGGTCGAGGGGTCGACCGAGAGAAGACTGCTTTCACCACTCCCTTTGGGCTTTTTGAGTGGGACCGTATGCCCTTTGGCCTATGTAATGCACCGGCCACGTTCCAACGGCTGA